The Spirosoma radiotolerans genome has a window encoding:
- the purU gene encoding formyltetrahydrofolate deformylase, whose product MAVPDKHILLMDGPDSKGLIYHVTGVLFRHGLNIIHNDEYVSPSGRFFMRTEFEAGPIQAGGAADAFDSAALLNELQTTVPGFDEQVEGATKSSGITFRLNPKRKKNIVVMVTKEHHCLGELLIRYAFDELDANILAVVSNYNSLQPLVSKFGIPFHYISHEDRTREEHEEAILRTMAIYEPEYVVLAKYMRVLTAGFVNHFPNRIINIHHSFLPAFVGANPYRQAYERGVKIIGATAHFVNNDLDEGPIIAQNVKEVDHRHTAADMATEGKDVEKIVLSQALKLVFNDRVFISGNRAIVL is encoded by the coding sequence ATGGCAGTTCCCGATAAACACATATTGCTTATGGATGGCCCCGATAGTAAGGGCTTGATTTATCACGTAACAGGCGTACTGTTCCGGCATGGTCTTAACATCATTCACAATGATGAATATGTAAGCCCGTCAGGACGGTTTTTTATGCGGACAGAGTTTGAGGCTGGGCCGATCCAGGCAGGAGGGGCAGCAGATGCGTTCGACAGTGCCGCTTTGCTGAATGAATTGCAAACTACGGTGCCCGGTTTTGACGAGCAAGTGGAAGGTGCTACCAAGTCGTCGGGGATTACGTTTCGCCTAAATCCCAAGCGCAAAAAGAACATTGTCGTCATGGTAACCAAGGAACATCACTGCCTGGGTGAGTTACTAATTCGCTATGCGTTCGATGAGCTGGATGCCAATATTCTGGCCGTTGTGAGCAACTATAATAGCCTGCAGCCGCTGGTTAGTAAGTTTGGGATACCATTCCATTATATCTCGCATGAAGATAGAACCAGGGAGGAGCACGAAGAAGCAATCTTGCGAACAATGGCCATTTATGAACCCGAATATGTGGTACTGGCTAAGTACATGCGTGTGCTGACCGCCGGGTTTGTCAATCATTTTCCAAACCGGATCATTAACATACATCACTCATTTCTACCGGCTTTCGTGGGGGCCAATCCCTACCGGCAAGCCTACGAACGGGGCGTTAAGATCATCGGGGCAACGGCTCACTTTGTCAATAATGACTTAGACGAAGGCCCAATTATTGCCCAGAATGTAAAAGAAGTGGACCACCGCCACACTGCAGCTGATATGGCGACAGAAGGGAAAGATGTCGAAAAGATTGTGTTGTCCCAGGCACTGAAATTAGTATTCAACGACCGTGTGTTTATATCAGGTAACCGGGCTATTGTCCTGTAA
- a CDS encoding copper homeostasis protein CutC, which translates to MQIEVCSYSLNSCLAAQRAGASRIELCGGLAEGGTTPSAGLIQLVRQQVTIPFYVMIRPRGGDFFYSETEFAVMKADIQLAKALGADGLVFGLLKPDGSVDEERTRQLIDLAAPLPVTFHRAFDMTRAPLEALEAVVRAGAVRILTSGQQQTAERGLPVLRQLSEAAAGRIEIMAGAGVNEQNAQLLIDTGVDALHLSGSQKEDSGMVFRQPSVSMASSLPGEYENVEANEAKIRAVVRFAA; encoded by the coding sequence ATGCAGATTGAAGTGTGCTCTTATTCGCTTAATTCGTGCCTTGCTGCTCAACGAGCCGGGGCTAGTCGGATCGAACTGTGCGGTGGCCTGGCCGAAGGGGGCACTACGCCCAGCGCGGGCCTTATTCAATTGGTCCGTCAACAGGTAACAATTCCTTTCTATGTGATGATTCGGCCACGAGGGGGAGATTTTTTTTATTCGGAGACTGAATTTGCCGTTATGAAGGCCGATATCCAATTGGCCAAAGCGCTGGGAGCCGACGGACTGGTGTTTGGCCTGTTGAAACCCGATGGATCGGTTGATGAAGAACGGACCCGCCAGCTTATCGATTTAGCCGCTCCGCTTCCCGTTACATTTCATCGGGCTTTCGATATGACCCGAGCTCCGCTCGAAGCCCTCGAAGCCGTTGTTCGGGCGGGGGCCGTCCGCATCCTTACCTCTGGTCAGCAGCAAACGGCCGAACGGGGTTTACCTGTTCTTCGTCAACTCAGCGAAGCAGCGGCCGGCAGAATCGAAATTATGGCGGGGGCCGGCGTGAATGAACAAAATGCACAATTACTCATTGACACAGGCGTTGACGCCCTGCATTTAAGTGGAAGTCAGAAAGAAGATAGCGGCATGGTATTTCGGCAACCGTCGGTGTCAATGGCATCATCGTTGCCTGGCGAGTACGAAAACGTCGAAGCCAATGAAGCGAAAATCCGAGCAGTGGTTAGGTTTGCAGCATAA
- a CDS encoding fructosamine kinase family protein, translating to MDFWGDEQFSFFESILFSALGQSVEVIEMQFISGGNINTSAQVFSSEGVFFVKWNQLEPAADGQSELFAAEARGLDLLRQTDTIHIPNVIGHGRHLEKAYLILDYIDPGIPDKAYWETLGHSLAVLHSHTQPTFGLNFANYIGSLAQTNTPTTNGYDFFFEQRLLPQAGLALYKGLLTKSTYDALFRLRERLPALLPNERPALLHGDLWSGNVLVNEDGQPALIDPAVYYGFREAELAFTKLFAGFDDRFYEAYHETFPLQDGFSERIAIYNLYPLLVHVNLFGSGYVSGVERVLKQF from the coding sequence ATGGATTTTTGGGGCGACGAGCAATTTTCTTTTTTTGAAAGCATTCTGTTTTCGGCCCTGGGCCAATCGGTCGAGGTGATTGAAATGCAGTTCATCTCCGGTGGTAATATTAATACATCGGCCCAGGTATTTTCGTCGGAAGGCGTTTTCTTCGTTAAATGGAATCAACTGGAACCGGCTGCCGATGGGCAATCCGAGCTGTTTGCCGCCGAAGCGAGAGGCCTTGATCTACTTCGGCAGACCGATACTATCCATATCCCGAACGTAATTGGTCATGGTCGCCATCTGGAAAAGGCTTACCTCATTCTTGACTACATTGATCCCGGAATACCGGATAAAGCTTACTGGGAAACCCTTGGCCATTCGCTGGCCGTTTTGCATTCGCACACGCAACCAACGTTTGGGTTAAATTTTGCCAATTATATTGGCTCATTAGCACAAACCAATACGCCTACCACCAACGGGTACGACTTCTTTTTTGAACAAAGACTGCTCCCCCAGGCTGGCTTAGCGTTGTACAAAGGGTTGCTGACCAAATCAACGTACGACGCTTTATTCCGACTCCGTGAACGTTTACCCGCTTTATTACCGAATGAGCGTCCTGCCTTGCTCCATGGCGATTTATGGTCAGGTAATGTACTGGTTAATGAGGACGGGCAACCGGCGCTGATCGACCCGGCGGTTTATTATGGCTTCCGTGAAGCGGAACTCGCCTTTACTAAATTATTCGCCGGTTTCGACGACCGTTTTTACGAAGCTTATCACGAAACGTTTCCTCTTCAGGATGGTTTCAGCGAGCGCATCGCCATCTATAACCTGTATCCACTGCTGGTTCATGTGAATCTGTTTGGCTCGGGCTACGTTAGTGGCGTAGAACGGGTATTGAAACAGTTCTAA
- a CDS encoding DEAD/DEAH box helicase — protein MEITSFEQFELNRQLLNAVAELGYSEPTPIQQQTIPLSLGNHDVLGIAQTGTGKTAAYLLPILMKVKYAQGQNPRALILAPTRELVMQINQAVSELGKFTDLRHVALYGGLGPKTQIEALRKGIDIIVATPGRFMDLYRTGEIVTKEIRTMVLDEADKMMDMGFMPQIRSILEIIPRKRQNLLFSATFGGRVERLSAEFLEAPIKIEVSPQASTADMVNQVIYEAPNFRTKINMLDYLITKEAFQRVIIFARTKGTAENIYKFLARKVLDTDKVRVIHANKGQNTRINAMEAFKEGNIQVLVATDVAARGIDVAEVSHVINFDLPLIYEDYVHRIGRTGRANRSGEAITFLTKAEEYHVQKIERIIRMTIPRQPLPPEVEVTETPFEEEQAMLREIDEQRRKEDPTFLGAFHDKKTTNTPADKARLKAKAKRMGTPKAAASSVGARSGGFKNKSGNKVGGKSGGAKKSGPRGGRR, from the coding sequence ATGGAAATTACTTCGTTCGAACAGTTCGAGTTGAACCGGCAGTTGCTTAATGCCGTAGCGGAACTTGGGTACTCAGAACCGACCCCTATTCAGCAGCAAACCATTCCGCTGAGCCTGGGAAACCACGACGTGCTGGGCATTGCCCAAACCGGGACGGGCAAAACAGCAGCTTATCTGCTCCCAATTCTGATGAAAGTGAAATACGCACAGGGCCAAAATCCGCGTGCGTTAATCCTGGCACCTACCCGAGAGCTGGTCATGCAGATTAATCAGGCGGTGAGCGAATTAGGTAAGTTCACCGACCTACGTCATGTGGCTCTATATGGCGGGCTCGGACCGAAAACCCAGATTGAAGCGCTTCGCAAAGGAATTGATATCATTGTGGCGACCCCCGGCCGGTTCATGGATTTATACCGCACCGGTGAGATTGTGACGAAAGAAATTCGCACGATGGTCCTTGATGAAGCCGATAAAATGATGGATATGGGTTTTATGCCTCAGATTCGGTCAATTCTGGAAATTATCCCGCGCAAACGCCAGAATCTGTTGTTCTCGGCTACGTTTGGTGGGCGCGTGGAGCGGTTGTCGGCCGAATTTCTGGAAGCACCCATCAAAATAGAAGTGTCTCCGCAAGCATCCACTGCCGACATGGTGAATCAGGTGATTTATGAAGCACCGAACTTCCGCACCAAGATCAACATGCTGGATTACCTGATTACGAAAGAAGCCTTTCAGCGGGTGATCATCTTTGCCCGGACAAAAGGTACTGCCGAGAACATTTATAAATTCCTGGCACGCAAAGTGTTAGATACCGATAAGGTTCGGGTTATTCACGCAAACAAAGGGCAAAATACGCGGATTAATGCTATGGAGGCCTTTAAAGAAGGCAATATTCAGGTGTTGGTCGCAACGGATGTAGCGGCTCGCGGAATTGATGTAGCCGAAGTAAGTCACGTCATTAATTTCGACCTGCCCTTGATTTATGAGGATTATGTTCACCGAATCGGTCGGACGGGTCGCGCTAATCGCTCGGGCGAAGCTATCACGTTTCTGACTAAAGCCGAGGAATATCATGTTCAAAAGATTGAACGAATCATTCGCATGACGATTCCCCGCCAACCGCTGCCACCCGAAGTGGAGGTAACGGAAACGCCCTTTGAGGAAGAACAGGCGATGCTGCGGGAGATTGACGAACAACGCCGGAAAGAAGATCCTACTTTTTTAGGGGCTTTTCACGATAAAAAAACGACGAATACGCCCGCTGACAAAGCTCGTCTGAAAGCAAAGGCGAAACGGATGGGGACCCCAAAAGCTGCGGCATCGAGTGTAGGTGCCCGTTCTGGCGGCTTTAAGAACAAATCTGGTAATAAAGTAGGTGGTAAGTCAGGTGGCGCCAAGAAGTCGGGACCACGCGGAGGACGTCGGTAA
- a CDS encoding tetratricopeptide repeat protein, with protein sequence MNVRMNLIQWALIALPFLTEAQPKQLVISARSGDSVRQTQATQRPVEPMTQQPAESVSTDAAESANGSLNTLPLFGERPKTADQIDAEIHFLNDCDRNFASRSEASDFFAARGWDYVADGQLDTAAYRFNLSWLLNDRNADAFWGLGVVYYQKNQLPTAIRMLKKGIAMADSNVALITDLATVEIKQYQIKPESELLIEAENYLQRALTLSPNNASSYQKLSIVYYLKADYMKAWDYFHQTRNLDMSILDLGYLNELLAKQPDPKKVFK encoded by the coding sequence ATGAACGTTCGGATGAATCTGATACAGTGGGCTTTAATTGCGCTACCGTTTTTAACGGAAGCTCAGCCAAAGCAACTTGTTATATCGGCACGTTCGGGCGATTCGGTTCGACAAACCCAGGCCACTCAGCGACCCGTTGAACCGATGACGCAACAGCCCGCCGAATCCGTTTCAACGGATGCAGCCGAATCAGCGAATGGATCATTAAATACGCTGCCTCTCTTTGGCGAACGACCCAAAACGGCGGATCAGATTGATGCCGAAATCCATTTCCTGAACGACTGCGATCGCAATTTTGCCAGCCGCTCCGAGGCCAGTGATTTTTTTGCAGCTCGTGGCTGGGATTATGTTGCCGACGGGCAATTGGATACAGCGGCCTACCGATTCAATTTATCCTGGCTGCTCAATGACCGAAATGCCGATGCTTTTTGGGGATTAGGTGTCGTCTACTACCAAAAAAACCAATTGCCAACGGCCATCCGAATGCTGAAAAAAGGCATAGCTATGGCGGATAGTAATGTGGCGCTGATAACCGATCTGGCTACTGTAGAAATAAAGCAGTACCAGATCAAGCCCGAGTCCGAACTGCTTATTGAAGCAGAAAACTATCTTCAACGGGCGCTCACCCTTAGTCCGAACAACGCTTCGTCGTACCAGAAGCTGTCCATCGTGTATTACCTGAAGGCTGATTATATGAAGGCCTGGGACTATTTCCACCAAACCCGTAACCTGGATATGTCCATACTCGACCTGGGTTACCTGAACGAGCTACTGGCCAAACAGCCTGACCCTAAGAAGGTCTTTAAGTAA
- a CDS encoding glycosyltransferase, whose translation MEAVFSTSKRKLLLEIAWEVCNQVGGIYTVIRSKVPAMVEKWDDNYVALGPYFPQRAAAEFEPITDSDETEIGQTVRKMRQLGYRVEYGYWLVTGRPRVVLFDISSITPDQLNKIKTDLWINYQLSTLNVEDLVNQTIAFGEMVRLFITLLAEDHARRVDFVAHFHEWMASTGLPDLRRDNVKVATVFTTHATMLGRYLAQNEPGFYGKLPFFDWKREAQHYGIDCQATIERLSALQAHVFTTVSDVTARECEVFLGRNPDLVLPNGLNVTRFAAVHEFQNLHVRYKQKIHEFVMGHFFQSYSFDLEKTLYFFTSGRFEFTNKGYDLTLEALARLNYRMREAGMDMTVVMFMVTKQPYTSINPDVLHSRALLDEIQETCESIEKQVGERLFQAAASDPQGTALPDLNNFVDEYWRLRLRRTVQSWKTKHLPPFVTHNLVQEDDMTRFIQKANLVNNEFDRVKIVYHPDFIASTNPLFGLDYSQFVRGCHLGVFPSYYEPWGYTPLECVVRGIPTVTSDQSGFGDFIMQIMRDYENRGIYVINRRTQSFEEAADQLADVLYRFVRMAQRDRIQQRNRVESIADVFDWSSLRSYYDTAHDLALKRRKP comes from the coding sequence TTGGAAGCGGTATTCTCAACATCGAAGCGTAAATTACTACTCGAAATCGCCTGGGAGGTGTGTAATCAGGTAGGCGGTATCTATACAGTTATCCGGTCGAAAGTACCGGCAATGGTTGAAAAATGGGATGACAATTACGTCGCTTTAGGGCCTTATTTTCCGCAGCGGGCAGCCGCTGAATTTGAACCCATCACGGATTCCGACGAAACTGAAATTGGCCAAACGGTGCGAAAAATGCGCCAGCTAGGCTACCGTGTTGAGTATGGATACTGGCTCGTTACGGGCCGTCCAAGGGTCGTTTTGTTCGATATCAGCAGCATTACACCTGATCAACTCAATAAAATAAAGACCGATCTCTGGATCAACTATCAACTTTCTACGCTAAACGTTGAAGACCTCGTTAACCAGACGATTGCCTTTGGCGAAATGGTGCGCCTGTTTATTACGCTGCTGGCTGAAGACCATGCCCGGCGCGTCGATTTCGTGGCGCATTTTCACGAATGGATGGCCAGCACTGGTTTGCCCGACCTGCGCCGTGACAATGTGAAAGTGGCCACCGTTTTTACTACCCACGCGACTATGCTTGGGCGCTATCTGGCCCAGAACGAACCTGGCTTTTATGGCAAATTGCCTTTTTTCGACTGGAAGCGGGAAGCCCAGCACTACGGCATTGATTGCCAGGCCACGATTGAGCGGTTATCGGCTTTGCAAGCGCACGTTTTTACAACGGTAAGTGATGTAACAGCGCGTGAATGTGAGGTTTTCCTAGGGCGAAATCCTGATCTTGTTCTGCCCAACGGCCTGAACGTAACGCGGTTTGCGGCTGTCCACGAGTTTCAGAACCTGCACGTTCGCTACAAGCAGAAGATCCATGAATTTGTGATGGGCCACTTCTTCCAGAGTTATTCATTCGATCTGGAAAAAACCCTCTACTTCTTCACATCTGGCCGGTTCGAATTTACCAATAAAGGCTATGACCTCACGCTCGAAGCTTTGGCCCGCCTGAACTACCGGATGCGTGAAGCTGGTATGGACATGACGGTGGTGATGTTTATGGTTACCAAGCAACCCTACACCTCCATCAATCCCGACGTGCTTCACTCACGAGCCCTGCTCGACGAAATCCAGGAAACCTGTGAAAGCATTGAGAAACAGGTGGGCGAACGCTTGTTTCAGGCAGCCGCTTCTGATCCGCAAGGCACAGCGCTACCAGACTTGAATAATTTTGTCGATGAATACTGGCGGCTTCGGCTTCGGCGCACGGTACAAAGCTGGAAAACCAAGCATTTACCGCCCTTCGTAACGCACAACCTGGTGCAGGAGGACGATATGACACGGTTTATTCAAAAAGCCAATCTGGTCAATAATGAATTCGACCGGGTAAAAATTGTCTATCACCCCGATTTCATTGCCTCTACGAATCCGCTCTTTGGCCTGGATTATAGCCAGTTTGTGCGTGGATGTCACCTGGGCGTATTTCCAAGTTACTACGAGCCGTGGGGATATACACCCCTGGAATGTGTAGTCCGGGGAATTCCAACCGTGACCAGCGATCAGTCGGGTTTTGGTGATTTCATTATGCAAATCATGCGCGATTACGAGAACCGGGGTATTTACGTGATCAATCGCCGAACCCAGTCGTTCGAAGAAGCGGCTGATCAGCTAGCTGATGTTCTTTATCGCTTTGTGCGGATGGCTCAGCGCGACCGGATTCAGCAACGCAACCGCGTCGAAAGCATTGCCGATGTCTTTGACTGGAGCAGTCTCCGCTCTTATTACGATACAGCCCATGATTTAGCCCTGAAACGCCGGAAACCGTAG
- a CDS encoding DUF2795 domain-containing protein yields MYWTLELASYLEDAPWPATKDELIDYSIRSGAPLEVVENLQELEDDGQPYESIEEIWPDYPTKDDFFFNEDEY; encoded by the coding sequence ATGTACTGGACACTCGAATTAGCATCCTATCTGGAAGATGCCCCCTGGCCTGCCACCAAAGACGAACTAATTGATTACTCGATTCGCTCTGGAGCTCCACTTGAAGTTGTTGAGAACCTTCAGGAACTTGAAGATGATGGGCAGCCTTACGAGAGCATCGAAGAGATCTGGCCGGATTATCCAACCAAAGATGACTTCTTCTTCAACGAAGACGAGTATTAG
- the mog gene encoding molybdopterin adenylyltransferase — MIYIGIINVSDRASAGVYEDIPGKAVVGFLTEWLSCDWQPVYRIIPDEQDQLEATMIELADTEGCCLVVTTGGTGPALRDVTPEATEAVCQKMMPGFGELMRQESLKYVPTAILSRQTAGIRNQTLILNLPGKPKAIGQCLSVVFPAIPYCVDLIGGPFLTTHENKMAVFRPKS, encoded by the coding sequence ATGATTTATATCGGCATTATCAACGTTTCAGACCGGGCTAGCGCAGGTGTATATGAAGACATACCGGGAAAGGCCGTTGTTGGCTTTCTGACGGAATGGCTTAGTTGTGACTGGCAACCCGTATACCGCATTATTCCCGATGAACAGGATCAGTTGGAAGCTACGATGATTGAACTGGCCGACACCGAAGGATGCTGCCTGGTCGTAACCACGGGGGGCACTGGTCCCGCCCTTCGCGACGTTACCCCCGAAGCGACAGAAGCGGTTTGCCAGAAAATGATGCCTGGTTTCGGCGAATTGATGCGCCAGGAAAGTCTTAAGTACGTTCCTACGGCTATATTATCGCGCCAGACAGCCGGCATTCGTAATCAGACGCTTATTCTCAATTTACCGGGTAAGCCAAAAGCGATTGGTCAGTGTTTGTCGGTCGTTTTTCCCGCAATTCCCTATTGCGTTGATCTCATTGGTGGACCGTTCCTGACCACACACGAGAATAAAATGGCTGTTTTCAGGCCTAAAAGCTAG
- a CDS encoding anhydro-N-acetylmuramic acid kinase, whose translation MNSQIQHLYDIARKTDRRIIGLMSGTSLDGLDVALCRISGSGPATAVTLERFSTVSFDEEFKAEIRTIFAKPTIDFEQLCLLNPYIGRLHGQLILNCLHNWGVAPDEVDIVASHGQTVYHAPKSQHRRDKFPNATLQIGDGDHIAAVTGILTFSDFRQKHVAHGGEGAPLAVYGDYFMFSQLGENRILLNMGGIANFTYLPADGDANRVFTTDTGPGNTLLDAYARKFLNKPYDEDGQLAAQGQVNADLLLALKKNPFFDAPFPKTTGPEVFNVPYVEEAQVRSQTLDLPATDLMATLVQFSADTITQAIERVLLNSSSEKKEVAFRIYMSGGGAHNPQLTQRLYKALPDCQFDRTDSLGIDGDAKEAVLFAVLANESLAGGSTSFGDRQGVPTVSMGKVSFPK comes from the coding sequence ATGAATTCCCAAATTCAACATCTTTACGATATAGCCCGGAAAACGGACCGCCGGATCATTGGGCTTATGTCGGGTACTTCACTCGATGGCCTTGATGTCGCCTTATGCCGTATTTCGGGCAGTGGGCCAGCGACAGCCGTTACGCTCGAACGTTTCTCAACGGTTTCCTTCGATGAGGAATTCAAAGCTGAAATCCGTACCATTTTTGCTAAGCCCACCATCGACTTCGAACAGCTTTGTTTGTTAAATCCATACATTGGCCGGCTTCATGGTCAACTTATTCTCAACTGCCTGCACAACTGGGGAGTAGCCCCCGATGAAGTGGACATCGTGGCAAGCCACGGACAAACCGTATATCACGCCCCCAAAAGTCAGCACCGGCGCGATAAGTTCCCCAATGCCACGCTTCAGATTGGTGATGGCGATCATATTGCCGCTGTAACGGGGATTTTAACCTTCAGCGATTTTCGACAAAAACACGTTGCGCATGGGGGAGAGGGAGCTCCCCTTGCTGTATATGGTGATTATTTTATGTTTTCTCAACTGGGCGAGAATCGGATTTTGCTCAACATGGGCGGTATTGCCAATTTCACGTATTTACCTGCCGATGGCGATGCTAACCGGGTCTTTACCACCGATACTGGTCCGGGGAACACACTTCTGGATGCGTATGCCCGGAAGTTTCTCAACAAACCCTACGATGAAGATGGCCAGTTAGCCGCTCAGGGGCAGGTTAATGCTGATCTATTGCTGGCCTTGAAGAAGAATCCTTTTTTCGACGCTCCTTTCCCCAAAACCACTGGTCCTGAAGTCTTTAATGTGCCTTATGTGGAAGAAGCTCAGGTACGTAGTCAGACCCTTGATCTACCTGCAACCGACCTGATGGCCACGCTCGTGCAGTTCAGCGCCGATACCATCACGCAAGCCATAGAGCGCGTTTTGCTCAATTCGTCCTCTGAAAAGAAGGAAGTCGCTTTTCGGATTTACATGAGCGGGGGCGGAGCCCATAATCCGCAATTGACCCAAAGGCTGTATAAGGCACTTCCCGATTGCCAGTTTGACCGTACGGACAGTCTGGGCATCGATGGCGATGCCAAAGAAGCGGTCCTGTTTGCGGTCCTGGCCAACGAAAGCCTGGCTGGCGGAAGCACCTCTTTCGGCGACAGGCAGGGCGTACCTACAGTTTCAATGGGAAAGGTTAGTTTTCCAAAATGA
- a CDS encoding isoaspartyl peptidase/L-asparaginase family protein, with protein MVNRRRFLTLSSLAGLVPSLSFSHSKLMHIGASKTLSTADSPNSTIHTAGPSPLVISTWKQPKANAAAQAVLDRGGRALEAVEAGVRVPEADPEDMSVGYGGRPDRDGHVTLDACIMDEKGNAGSVTFLEHIMHPISVARAVMEKTPHVMLSGEGALSFALAQGFKKENLLTKKAEKEWREWLKTANYKPIANIERHDTIGMLAIDSKGDISGACTTSGLAYKMHGRVGDSPIIGAGLFVDNEIGGACATGLGELVMRTCGSFLVVELMRQGRTPQQACEEAALRIVNKQEFKDIQVGFLAVNKKGEHGAFSIQPGFNFTLSQDKETKVTDAKSYLK; from the coding sequence ATGGTAAATCGACGTCGTTTCCTAACCCTTAGCTCACTAGCCGGACTTGTTCCTTCGCTGTCATTCAGCCACTCAAAACTAATGCACATAGGCGCATCAAAGACGCTTTCAACTGCCGATTCTCCTAATTCTACCATACACACAGCTGGGCCATCCCCGCTGGTTATTTCAACCTGGAAACAACCCAAAGCCAACGCAGCCGCTCAGGCTGTGCTTGATCGGGGCGGGCGCGCCCTGGAGGCCGTCGAAGCCGGTGTCCGGGTACCCGAAGCCGACCCCGAAGATATGAGCGTTGGGTACGGGGGCCGCCCCGATCGCGATGGCCATGTTACCCTCGATGCCTGTATTATGGACGAGAAGGGGAATGCAGGGTCTGTTACGTTTCTGGAACATATCATGCACCCGATTTCAGTAGCACGGGCCGTCATGGAGAAAACGCCCCACGTGATGCTTTCCGGCGAAGGGGCGCTCAGTTTTGCCCTTGCCCAGGGGTTTAAGAAAGAGAATCTACTGACGAAAAAAGCCGAGAAGGAATGGCGCGAATGGCTGAAAACGGCCAATTATAAACCCATTGCGAACATTGAACGGCACGACACCATCGGCATGCTGGCCATTGATAGCAAAGGCGATATTTCGGGAGCGTGTACCACCAGTGGACTCGCCTACAAAATGCACGGCCGTGTAGGCGATTCACCCATTATTGGGGCAGGTCTGTTCGTCGATAATGAAATTGGGGGAGCCTGCGCTACTGGACTGGGTGAGTTGGTGATGCGTACCTGCGGTTCATTTTTAGTTGTGGAATTAATGCGACAAGGACGAACGCCACAGCAGGCCTGCGAAGAAGCGGCTTTACGCATTGTGAACAAGCAGGAATTCAAAGACATACAGGTCGGTTTTCTGGCCGTTAATAAGAAAGGTGAGCACGGTGCCTTCAGTATTCAGCCGGGTTTTAACTTCACGTTGTCTCAGGATAAAGAGACAAAAGTGACCGACGCCAAGTCATATTTAAAATAA